The following proteins come from a genomic window of Candidatus Bipolaricaulis sibiricus:
- a CDS encoding Membrane bound hydrogenase, NiFe-hydrogenase large subunit MbhL, with product MPETQNVYEIPIGPIHPALKEPIRFTFQVEGERIRGVDVRAGFAHRGIEFMAMKRNLIQTLYLSERICGICSISHPIAITLAVERAAGIEVPPRAQYLRVIFSELERIHSHLLWAGVAAHELGFDTLLHLTWKVREQVLDILEELSGNRIDYAIPIYGGVRRDIVPAQVPKVEAMVRYYRGLLDELLDAFLRDPSVEARTRDVGILTAQEADSLCAVGPTARASGLSKDVRQDRPYLVYGELGVRAITPRDWGLEPRGDVYDKAVVRLLEIGQSLDLIEKCLYEMPDGEITSFPKIPALLAYLKKAEGEGLGWHEAPRGEVIHYIRLEAGVEEPVVWKVKAPTYSNLMSWVPMFRDQEVADIPIIAASIDPCMCCMDRVHVVRDGSPGTVLKEELLRLSRAKTERVTRHLSPVPRHGGAA from the coding sequence ATGCCTGAGACCCAGAACGTGTACGAGATCCCGATCGGCCCGATCCACCCTGCCTTGAAGGAGCCGATCCGGTTCACGTTCCAGGTGGAGGGGGAGCGGATCCGCGGCGTGGACGTCCGCGCCGGGTTTGCCCACCGCGGGATCGAGTTCATGGCGATGAAGCGGAACCTGATCCAGACCCTCTACCTCTCCGAGCGGATCTGCGGCATCTGCTCGATCTCGCACCCGATCGCAATCACCCTCGCTGTGGAGCGGGCGGCGGGGATCGAGGTCCCGCCTCGCGCCCAGTACCTGCGCGTGATCTTCTCCGAGCTGGAGCGGATCCACTCCCACCTCCTCTGGGCCGGGGTTGCCGCACACGAGCTGGGGTTCGACACGCTGCTTCACCTCACGTGGAAGGTGCGGGAGCAGGTCCTCGACATCCTGGAGGAGCTCTCGGGAAACCGGATCGACTACGCGATCCCGATCTACGGCGGGGTGCGGCGGGACATCGTCCCGGCGCAGGTCCCGAAAGTCGAGGCGATGGTCCGCTACTACCGCGGGCTCTTGGACGAGCTCCTCGACGCGTTCCTCCGCGACCCGTCCGTCGAGGCTAGGACGCGCGACGTGGGGATCCTCACGGCACAGGAGGCCGACTCCCTGTGCGCGGTGGGCCCCACTGCCCGCGCGTCGGGCCTCTCGAAGGACGTGCGCCAGGACCGGCCGTACCTCGTGTACGGCGAGCTTGGGGTGAGGGCGATCACGCCGCGCGACTGGGGCCTCGAGCCACGGGGCGACGTGTACGACAAGGCCGTCGTCCGGCTCCTCGAGATCGGCCAGTCCCTCGACCTCATCGAGAAGTGCCTGTACGAGATGCCAGACGGGGAGATCACCTCGTTCCCGAAGATCCCCGCCCTCCTCGCCTACCTCAAGAAGGCCGAGGGCGAGGGGTTGGGCTGGCACGAGGCGCCGCGGGGCGAGGTCATCCACTACATCCGCCTCGAGGCCGGGGTCGAGGAACCCGTTGTGTGGAAGGTGAAGGCCCCCACGTACTCGAACCTCATGAGCTGGGTCCCCATGTTCCGCGACCAGGAGGTGGCCGACATCCCGATCATCGCCGCCTCGATCGATCCCTGCATGTGCTGCATGGACCGCGTGCACGTGGTGCGCGACGGCTCCCCCGGGACGGTGCTCAAGGAGGAGCTCCTCCGCCTGTCCCGCGCCAAGACGGAGCGTGTCACCCGTCACCTGTCCCCCGTCCCCCGTCACGGAGGTGCCGCATGA
- a CDS encoding NADH-ubiquinone oxidoreductase chain I: MILKTLFSQLLTKPATNRFPAKYMPKSVLGFLGRVKEGKATLVPPVPVPPRFRGKIAYDREKCIGCQLCIRVCPAKVIEFLPEVKKIRMHVARCTFCAQCVDACPVDALAESPDFLLSDTDRSSAALTVE; this comes from the coding sequence ATGATCCTCAAGACCCTGTTTTCCCAGCTCCTCACCAAACCGGCCACGAACCGGTTCCCGGCCAAGTACATGCCCAAGTCCGTGCTCGGGTTTCTGGGCCGGGTGAAGGAGGGCAAGGCGACCCTTGTCCCGCCCGTGCCGGTGCCGCCCCGGTTCCGGGGGAAGATCGCCTACGACCGGGAGAAGTGCATCGGGTGCCAGCTCTGCATCCGGGTGTGCCCGGCCAAGGTGATCGAGTTCCTGCCCGAGGTGAAGAAGATCCGGATGCACGTGGCGCGGTGCACGTTCTGCGCCCAGTGCGTGGACGCCTGCCCGGTGGACGCCCTCGCCGAGAGCCCCGACTTCCTCCTCTCCGACACCGACCGCAGCTCCGCTGCGCTCACGGTGGAGTAG
- a CDS encoding Dipeptide transport system permease protein DppC, with protein sequence MAGSRQLLWDMARGLLRHRSAAVGLLAVLTLLVVALLAPVLAPHDPLLPRMRERLTPPSSSHWLGQDELGRDILSRIIYGARISLTIGVVSVGVGMAIGVPWGLASGFYGGKLDILTQRSIDILLAFPPILLAILVVTVLGPSLWNAMLAIGISSIPVYTRVVRGSTMSIRDSEYVQAARAMGAADTRILVRHVLPNVLGPVVVLSTLYTASAILTAAGLGFLGLGAQAPTPEWGAMLSRGREYLRVAPHVSAFPGLAIFLSVLGFNLLGDGLRDALDPRLRGRV encoded by the coding sequence GTGGCGGGATCTAGGCAGCTGCTATGGGATATGGCCCGGGGTCTCCTGCGGCACCGCAGCGCCGCAGTGGGCTTATTAGCGGTGTTGACGCTCCTCGTCGTCGCGTTGCTGGCCCCAGTGCTCGCTCCTCACGACCCCCTCTTGCCGCGGATGAGGGAGCGCCTCACCCCACCTTCATCGAGCCACTGGCTGGGCCAGGACGAACTGGGGCGCGACATTCTCAGCCGGATCATCTACGGCGCGCGGATCTCCCTCACCATCGGGGTCGTCTCGGTGGGTGTGGGGATGGCGATCGGTGTTCCGTGGGGACTCGCTTCCGGCTTCTACGGCGGCAAGCTCGACATCCTCACCCAACGTTCGATCGATATCCTCCTCGCATTCCCCCCTATCCTCCTCGCGATTCTCGTGGTCACGGTCCTTGGGCCAAGTCTGTGGAACGCGATGCTGGCCATCGGCATCTCGTCGATTCCCGTCTACACCCGGGTGGTGCGCGGGTCCACCATGTCGATCCGCGACTCCGAGTACGTTCAGGCCGCCCGGGCCATGGGTGCTGCAGACACACGGATCCTGGTGCGCCACGTGCTTCCCAACGTGCTGGGACCCGTGGTCGTGCTCTCCACCCTGTACACCGCAAGCGCGATTCTCACCGCAGCGGGACTGGGCTTCCTCGGGCTGGGAGCCCAGGCGCCGACCCCCGAATGGGGGGCGATGCTCAGCCGCGGGCGAGAGTACCTGCGGGTTGCGCCTCACGTCTCCGCGTTCCCCGGGCTGGCGATCTTCCTATCCGTCTTGGGGTTCAACCTCCTCGGCGACGGCCTCCGCGACGCACTGGACCCGCGACTCCGGGGCAGGGTCTAG